The following are from one region of the Streptobacillus canis genome:
- a CDS encoding gamma-glutamyl-gamma-aminobutyrate hydrolase family protein — protein MKNVLIGVTSSLRYENEGVFSGLGETYISESYINSVTRSEAVPVVLPVNDNIEVIRKYAEMIDGLLVTGGYDVTPSLYGQDPHKLLGATLLKRDVFEMKLIKEVFRLGKPILGICRGLQLLNVTFGGTLYQDISQHEKEVIQHTQKTRFNLPSHFIQIEDVLKDMYGRDEIYVNSYHHQAIDKLADDFKVIAKASDGIIEAIKYKDNKNFILALQWHPEVLEDSKPIFDLFIQKAENNVLK, from the coding sequence ATGAAGAATGTATTAATAGGTGTTACTAGTAGTTTAAGATATGAAAATGAAGGTGTTTTCTCTGGTCTTGGAGAAACATATATTTCTGAAAGCTATATCAACAGTGTAACTAGATCTGAAGCTGTTCCTGTAGTACTTCCAGTAAATGATAATATTGAAGTAATTAGAAAATATGCTGAAATGATAGATGGACTTTTGGTTACTGGAGGATATGATGTTACTCCTAGTCTATATGGACAAGATCCACACAAACTATTAGGAGCTACATTACTAAAAAGAGATGTCTTTGAGATGAAGTTAATTAAAGAAGTCTTTAGATTAGGTAAACCTATACTTGGTATATGTAGAGGATTACAACTACTTAATGTTACTTTTGGAGGAACGCTTTATCAAGATATATCTCAACACGAAAAAGAAGTAATACAACATACTCAAAAAACAAGATTTAATCTTCCAAGTCATTTTATACAAATAGAAGATGTATTAAAAGATATGTATGGAAGAGATGAAATATATGTAAATTCTTATCATCATCAAGCTATAGATAAACTTGCAGATGACTTTAAAGTCATAGCTAAAGCTAGTGATGGAATTATAGAGGCTATAAAGTATAAGGATAATAAGAACTTTATACTTGCATTACAATGGCATCCAGAAGTATTAGAAGATTCTAAACCAATATTTGATTTGTTTATACAAAAAGCAGAGAATAATGTTCTAAAATAA
- a CDS encoding M20 metallopeptidase family protein → MNIKNEVEKYREFTINNRRFLHQHPEPSLKEYNTAKFIQDILKENNIEFVKVGETGTLAIIKGEKEEKNKTIFLRSDIDALEIEDKKECEYTSKIKGLSHACGHDGHATSLLTTCLILNKNRDKFSGTIKFAFQQAEEIGRGAKIFVKEGHLDDVDLSFGIHLDSSIDVGKVGLTKGPANASCDIFKIFVKGESAHVCAPHKGKDALVAASNIVVALQNIIARQLDPLKEGVVGIGVLNAGTRYNIIANDAYIEGTVRAFDYETREYILAKVEEIAKLTAKIHNCEAAFENYNAANPLINNDEAIDISIEAVKDLIGIDNIITNVPKTLGAEDFADYLAVTKGCFARIGSRNESKPYTTRAHHHQEFDIDEEALLVASSVYLKVALYFLNN, encoded by the coding sequence ATGAATATTAAAAATGAAGTAGAAAAATATAGAGAATTTACGATAAATAATAGAAGATTTTTACATCAACATCCTGAACCAAGTTTAAAAGAATATAACACAGCTAAATTTATTCAGGATATATTAAAAGAAAACAACATTGAATTTGTTAAAGTTGGTGAAACAGGAACACTGGCTATAATCAAAGGTGAAAAAGAAGAGAAAAATAAAACAATATTTCTAAGATCTGATATTGATGCCTTAGAAATAGAAGATAAAAAAGAATGTGAGTACACTTCAAAAATAAAAGGGTTATCTCACGCATGTGGACATGATGGACATGCTACATCTCTTCTTACTACTTGTTTAATACTAAATAAAAATAGAGATAAATTTTCTGGTACAATTAAATTTGCTTTTCAACAAGCAGAAGAAATTGGAAGAGGAGCAAAAATTTTTGTAAAAGAAGGACATCTTGATGATGTAGATCTATCATTTGGTATACACTTAGATTCCTCTATAGATGTAGGGAAGGTCGGATTAACAAAAGGTCCAGCTAATGCTTCTTGTGACATCTTTAAAATATTTGTTAAAGGTGAGAGTGCACATGTTTGTGCACCTCACAAAGGTAAAGATGCATTAGTTGCAGCAAGTAATATAGTAGTTGCATTACAAAATATTATTGCAAGACAACTAGATCCATTAAAAGAAGGAGTTGTAGGAATAGGTGTTTTAAATGCTGGAACTAGATACAATATCATTGCAAATGATGCATATATCGAAGGAACAGTAAGGGCATTTGATTATGAAACTAGAGAATATATTCTAGCTAAGGTTGAAGAAATTGCTAAATTAACAGCTAAAATACATAATTGTGAGGCAGCATTTGAAAACTATAACGCAGCTAATCCATTAATAAATAATGACGAAGCTATTGATATTTCAATAGAAGCTGTAAAAGATTTAATAGGAATAGATAATATTATTACTAATGTGCCAAAAACATTAGGGGCTGAAGATTTTGCAGATTATTTAGCTGTAACAAAAGGATGTTTTGCTAGAATAGGAAGTAGAAATGAAAGCAAACCATACACTACTAGAGCACATCATCATCAAGAATTTGATATAGATGAAGAAGCTCTATTAGTTGCAAGCTCAGTATATCTTAAGGTTGCCCTTTATTTTTTAAATAATTAA
- a CDS encoding DUF2147 domain-containing protein, producing MKKIFYFLTILLMPLFAMAAKEDAFGRWITETSSAGANRIIVDIYEKNGKVYGKIYQLTERFDDKGELKKDVNNPDKSKQSRTLEGIDFVSGFVYNDSNNTYEDGKIYDPSTGKTYSCYMVLQENGTLKVRGHLPGLTLIGKTQTWKRYK from the coding sequence ATGAAGAAAATTTTTTATTTCTTAACTATTCTTTTAATGCCACTATTTGCTATGGCTGCAAAGGAAGATGCTTTTGGTAGATGGATTACTGAAACAAGTTCTGCAGGAGCTAATAGAATAATCGTGGATATCTATGAAAAGAATGGTAAAGTTTATGGTAAAATTTATCAATTAACAGAGAGATTTGATGATAAAGGAGAATTAAAAAAAGATGTTAATAATCCCGATAAATCAAAACAATCTAGAACTTTAGAAGGAATAGACTTTGTAAGTGGATTTGTTTATAACGATTCAAACAACACTTATGAAGATGGTAAAATTTATGATCCATCAACTGGTAAAACATATAGCTGCTATATGGTATTACAAGAAAATGGAACATTAAAAGTTAGAGGTCACTTACCTGGATTAACTTTAATAGGTAAAACTCAAACATGGAAGAGATACAAATAA
- a CDS encoding heparinase II/III domain-containing protein yields the protein MFNYSKKYRYVLLNFKVDKYLKQAKRIMDNKLNFIHPWDMERCSNYYVIPEDWNEYVNEDEEWIFMRSRMNYFDSLFLAYEKYLDNKYLDRVKELIFDFIDRHSELTYELSTRTLDSGIRIVNILRALVYLKELGYLLEEEELKIVKHLDKTCLYLFDSFVEKYYHSNWGYIQMVGIYTFGLIYKKSYAKKAKEYMEIQLNTQILADGLHLEKSMTYHYQMLIYTIWVVMIEKECKIKDDFFLIYLSKMTDAAEKLHYPNLKQINFGDSDDDNIEDILSLANAILGRKSFYSLKETSLMFGGTYTDNYRKINKKNNMNEYYLKDSGYYHLTNKNYSFSTYLTNMTSGHLHVDLFHFNYFNKKEILVDNGRYTYLENNEYRNYLKSALAHNTFILDNKEFIRIKNSWEYNGKYPLINPIDIMEDNGVRCVRLNVFDIESNSYFERKFILFEENVIIINKIYSKGKHNLKMRYHFHPKIEINELEDKLLLNKGIYFELGKYSLEKGIYSSKYNEKKESKFVNLEYDFENEIEIVHKILNKDVKVEVINTDKNILAFKVYTKNMQYIIFTKNEDNIMKQNVSYIENKPFYKNFKVIIESRR from the coding sequence ATGTTTAACTATAGTAAAAAATATCGGTATGTTTTATTAAACTTTAAAGTTGATAAATATCTAAAACAAGCAAAAAGAATAATGGATAATAAATTAAATTTTATACACCCTTGGGATATGGAAAGATGTTCTAATTACTATGTAATTCCTGAAGATTGGAATGAGTATGTAAATGAAGATGAAGAATGGATATTTATGAGAAGTAGAATGAACTATTTTGATTCTCTTTTTCTTGCATATGAAAAATATCTTGATAATAAATATTTAGATAGAGTAAAAGAGTTGATTTTTGATTTTATAGATAGACATTCAGAATTAACATATGAATTAAGTACAAGAACTTTAGATAGTGGAATAAGAATTGTAAATATCTTGAGAGCATTAGTATATTTAAAAGAGTTAGGATATTTATTAGAAGAAGAAGAGCTAAAAATAGTAAAACATTTAGATAAAACATGTCTTTATCTTTTTGACTCTTTTGTTGAAAAATATTACCATAGTAATTGGGGATATATACAAATGGTAGGGATATATACTTTTGGTTTGATTTATAAAAAATCATATGCTAAAAAAGCAAAAGAATATATGGAAATTCAACTTAATACTCAAATACTTGCTGATGGACTACATTTAGAAAAATCAATGACTTATCATTATCAGATGCTTATTTATACGATATGGGTGGTAATGATAGAGAAAGAATGTAAGATTAAAGATGATTTTTTCTTAATTTATTTATCTAAAATGACAGATGCAGCAGAAAAATTACATTATCCTAATTTAAAGCAAATTAATTTTGGAGATAGTGATGACGATAATATTGAAGATATATTATCATTGGCTAATGCAATTTTAGGTAGAAAAAGTTTTTATTCATTAAAAGAGACTTCACTCATGTTTGGAGGAACTTATACTGATAATTATAGAAAAATAAATAAAAAAAATAATATGAATGAGTATTATTTAAAAGATAGTGGATATTATCATTTAACAAATAAAAACTATTCTTTTAGTACCTATTTAACTAATATGACATCTGGACATTTACATGTAGATTTATTTCATTTTAACTATTTTAATAAAAAAGAAATATTAGTAGATAATGGAAGATATACATATTTAGAAAATAATGAGTATAGGAATTACTTAAAAAGTGCCCTAGCTCATAATACTTTTATCTTAGATAATAAGGAATTTATACGAATAAAGAATTCTTGGGAATATAATGGAAAATATCCTTTAATTAATCCGATAGACATAATGGAAGATAATGGAGTTAGATGTGTAAGATTAAATGTATTTGATATAGAAAGTAATTCATATTTTGAGAGGAAATTTATATTATTTGAAGAAAATGTGATAATAATAAATAAAATATATTCAAAAGGTAAACATAATTTGAAGATGAGATATCATTTTCACCCTAAAATAGAAATTAATGAATTAGAAGATAAACTTTTATTGAATAAAGGAATATATTTTGAATTAGGAAAATATAGTTTAGAAAAGGGAATATATAGCAGTAAGTATAATGAAAAAAAAGAAAGTAAATTTGTGAATCTAGAATATGATTTTGAGAATGAAATTGAAATTGTACATAAAATTTTAAATAAAGATGTTAAGGTTGAGGTTATAAACACAGATAAAAATATTCTTGCATTTAAGGTATATACAAAAAATATGCAATATATAATATTTACTAAAAATGAAGATAATATAATGAAACAAAATGTTTCATATATTGAAAATAAACCATTTTATAAAAACTTCAAAGTAATAATTGAAAGTAGGAGGTAA
- a CDS encoding OsmC family protein, with the protein MYITKGKSLQKYEVTTETNGSVYNMDYKKVDPIGTSPVGLLNSALVGCIIMGIKSYYNIMGIDVKVEVESRLDGMNIDMDINIDTEISEAELERLLAFVDEKCTVSRMLSKEVKVIKNIKGI; encoded by the coding sequence ATGTATATAACTAAAGGTAAAAGTTTACAAAAATATGAAGTAACTACAGAAACAAATGGATCTGTATATAACATGGACTATAAGAAAGTAGATCCTATAGGAACTAGTCCTGTTGGATTATTAAATTCAGCATTAGTTGGATGTATAATTATGGGTATTAAATCATATTATAACATTATGGGTATAGATGTTAAAGTAGAAGTAGAATCTAGACTTGATGGAATGAATATAGATATGGATATTAATATAGATACAGAAATTAGTGAAGCAGAACTTGAAAGATTACTTGCTTTTGTTGATGAAAAATGTACAGTATCAAGAATGTTATCTAAAGAAGTAAAAGTAATTAAAAATATTAAGGGGATATAA
- a CDS encoding sulfatase family protein → MKNKYNLIFLFADQWRRNAAGFVGQEDVITPNIDIFSKDSITFTNAVSTGPLCSPSRASILTGTYPATHGVWTNCKTGLFDVWLKEEAITITDVLKENEYYIGYIGKWHLDNPEENIEKLPKSGARNWDAFTPPGKKRHGIDYWYSYGAYDNHLKPHYWEDSNEMIEVDKWSVEHETDKAIEFLENNKERQFALFLSWNPPHTPLDLVPEKYVKMYEGKRLRVSDNVILNNVIDHTESMPQALNFTESEFQDTLKKYYAAVSGIDENFGRLIKYLKENNLYENSIIVLTADHGEMLCSHGLWSKHVWYEESIGIPFMIKYGDNKGISESVLSGVDIMPTLLSLLELKIPSTVEGKDLKDVITKKEDDLENTAVIAAYPGQIKAIEKFNKENLNNLDFGWRAVRSKDHTFVINKGYEPGKEIETLLYDNVNDIYQINPKKIKDIKEDEIASKLNEILVKWLTEHNDGF, encoded by the coding sequence ATGAAAAATAAATATAATTTAATTTTTCTTTTCGCTGATCAATGGAGAAGAAATGCAGCAGGCTTTGTAGGACAGGAAGACGTAATAACTCCAAATATTGATATATTTTCAAAAGACTCGATAACTTTTACAAATGCTGTTAGTACAGGGCCTTTGTGTTCTCCAAGTAGAGCAAGTATACTTACAGGGACATATCCAGCGACACATGGAGTATGGACTAATTGTAAGACTGGTTTATTTGATGTTTGGTTAAAAGAAGAAGCAATTACAATCACAGATGTTTTAAAAGAAAATGAATATTATATAGGATATATAGGGAAATGGCACTTAGATAATCCTGAAGAAAATATTGAAAAATTACCAAAATCAGGAGCAAGAAATTGGGATGCATTTACACCACCGGGTAAGAAGAGACATGGTATTGATTATTGGTATTCGTATGGGGCATATGATAATCATTTGAAACCACATTATTGGGAAGATTCAAATGAAATGATAGAAGTTGATAAATGGTCAGTTGAACATGAAACAGATAAAGCAATAGAATTTTTAGAAAATAATAAAGAAAGACAATTTGCATTATTTCTATCATGGAATCCACCGCATACACCTTTAGATTTAGTTCCTGAAAAATATGTAAAAATGTATGAGGGGAAAAGACTAAGAGTAAGTGATAATGTAATATTAAATAATGTTATTGATCATACGGAATCAATGCCACAAGCACTTAATTTTACAGAAAGTGAATTTCAAGATACATTAAAAAAATATTATGCTGCAGTAAGTGGTATAGATGAAAATTTTGGAAGACTTATCAAATATTTAAAAGAGAATAATCTTTATGAGAATAGTATTATAGTTCTTACAGCAGATCATGGAGAAATGCTATGCTCACATGGATTATGGAGTAAACATGTATGGTATGAAGAATCAATAGGAATACCTTTTATGATTAAATATGGAGATAATAAAGGAATAAGTGAAAGTGTACTTAGTGGAGTAGATATTATGCCTACATTATTATCATTACTTGAATTAAAAATACCTTCTACTGTAGAAGGTAAAGATTTAAAAGATGTAATTACAAAAAAAGAAGATGATTTAGAAAATACAGCAGTGATTGCAGCATATCCTGGTCAAATAAAAGCAATAGAGAAATTTAATAAAGAAAATTTAAATAATCTAGATTTTGGATGGCGTGCGGTTAGAAGTAAAGATCATACTTTTGTAATTAATAAAGGATATGAACCTGGTAAAGAAATAGAAACATTATTATATGATAATGTCAATGATATTTATCAGATAAATCCTAAAAAAATAAAGGATATTAAAGAAGATGAAATAGCAAGTAAACTAAATGAAATTTTAGTTAAATGGTTAACAGAACACAATGATGGATTTTAA
- a CDS encoding B3/B4 domain-containing protein, translated as MEFIIENSYWELFPNSKLGVVLIKNIENNAESNEEIKKMLEEANESAKKFFVKETFSENPVIKVWRDAYQKFKTKKGVRSSIEALLKRIEKGNPVTSINPLVDIYNIVSLKYGMPCGAEDIDTFVGDLRLGITEGNDEFYLIGEENNSPTLPGELCYKDDAGAVCRCFNWRDGKRTMVTEKTRNVFLVIELIDEKREEELQKALDEIKNNVEKYLGATTESLILDKTIEKITI; from the coding sequence ATGGAATTTATAATAGAAAATAGTTATTGGGAACTATTCCCTAATTCTAAATTGGGAGTGGTATTAATAAAAAATATAGAGAATAATGCTGAAAGTAATGAAGAAATAAAAAAAATGCTTGAAGAAGCAAATGAAAGTGCAAAAAAATTTTTTGTTAAAGAAACTTTTAGTGAAAATCCAGTGATTAAAGTATGGAGAGACGCTTATCAGAAATTCAAAACTAAAAAAGGTGTAAGATCTTCTATAGAAGCTTTACTTAAAAGAATAGAAAAAGGAAATCCAGTTACAAGTATTAATCCACTTGTAGATATATATAATATTGTATCATTAAAATATGGGATGCCTTGTGGAGCAGAAGATATAGATACTTTTGTAGGTGATTTAAGATTAGGTATTACTGAAGGTAATGATGAGTTTTACTTAATAGGTGAAGAAAATAATAGCCCTACATTACCAGGAGAATTATGTTACAAAGATGATGCAGGAGCAGTATGTAGATGTTTTAACTGGAGAGATGGAAAGAGAACTATGGTAACAGAGAAAACAAGAAATGTATTTCTTGTTATAGAATTAATAGATGAAAAAAGAGAAGAAGAGTTACAAAAAGCATTAGATGAAATAAAAAATAATGTAGAAAAATATTTAGGAGCAACTACAGAATCGCTAATTTTAGATAAGACTATTGAAAAAATAACTATATAA
- a CDS encoding polysaccharide lyase 8 family protein: MKKIIIFFALILGILSFTGENKEIEGMKLKWKEFLLSVPQNISLKEISIADKEKNIEKLNKSSNDILNRMTVYETQDYAFKNYKDLTNGDHVRKTLLDVQTLMKAYLTPGTNVYLDNEVEEMMNMALEIVAEKGYVEGAMEKGNWWHWEIGIPKTLNELLIIGEGIIKQEIVEKFLKASHYFQPDPEFSGLSPAAATSTNPNKRVSTGGNRTDTALVTYGRGILEGDAKEIKRAIDSVAVVGEYVTKGDGFYKDYSFVQHGNVAYNGTYGQVLLNGLSLFIYLTGGTSFEVDNPNIANIYDAIINGYSYLLINGGINDSVNGRSISRDNSNDLERARGIINSLALISRGANKEYKSKLESVVKKAIIDNNFEYMPDFVNNLVIKNILNEIAKDENIKKINVNGTKVFSYMDRAVSIGDNGLKFVISMHSNRIANYETMNKENLKGWYTGDGMTYIYTNNSSDFVEYWPTINPLRLPGTTESINERVNSTGERRLTKDLSPKTWVGGADNGSEAFIGMDFISWNNLTEAKKSYLLLNGAMVALGSNIKSTDGEIITIVDNRFNNESANELVYTPLMETKIEKNIVQKKGNFKEIGGKKTDEINKEFVELIITHGNNPKNEKYAYVVSNKEVKDIDILRLDEVAHIVKRGNILAINSWKSDKLVIDGIQLNNELSLIRKINKKEMLLTIADPNHNLEEATIVLEGNYIVKDDNVVVVNKDNKTILTFKLEKNGISKTIKLIKE; this comes from the coding sequence ATGAAAAAAATAATAATTTTTTTTGCTCTGATATTAGGAATTTTAAGTTTTACAGGTGAAAATAAAGAAATAGAAGGAATGAAGTTAAAATGGAAAGAATTTCTATTAAGTGTTCCACAAAATATTTCTTTAAAAGAAATATCTATAGCAGATAAAGAAAAAAATATAGAAAAATTAAATAAAAGCTCTAATGATATATTAAATAGAATGACTGTGTATGAAACACAAGATTATGCATTTAAAAATTATAAAGATTTAACAAATGGAGATCATGTACGTAAAACTTTATTAGATGTACAAACATTAATGAAGGCGTATTTAACACCAGGAACAAACGTATATTTAGATAATGAAGTAGAAGAAATGATGAATATGGCACTTGAAATAGTGGCTGAAAAAGGGTATGTAGAAGGTGCTATGGAAAAAGGTAACTGGTGGCACTGGGAAATAGGAATACCTAAAACTTTAAATGAGTTATTAATTATAGGTGAAGGAATAATCAAACAAGAAATTGTAGAAAAATTCTTAAAAGCCTCACATTATTTCCAACCAGATCCAGAATTTTCTGGACTTTCACCTGCAGCAGCAACTTCAACAAATCCAAATAAAAGAGTTTCTACTGGTGGGAATAGAACAGATACTGCATTAGTAACTTATGGTAGAGGAATACTTGAAGGAGATGCTAAAGAAATTAAAAGAGCTATAGATTCAGTAGCAGTTGTGGGTGAATATGTAACTAAAGGAGATGGATTCTATAAAGATTATTCTTTTGTGCAACATGGTAATGTAGCATATAATGGGACATATGGACAAGTATTATTAAATGGATTATCATTATTTATATATTTAACTGGAGGTACTTCATTTGAGGTTGATAATCCAAATATTGCTAATATATATGATGCAATCATTAATGGATATTCATATTTATTAATTAATGGTGGTATAAATGATTCTGTTAATGGGAGATCTATAAGTAGAGATAATTCAAATGATTTAGAAAGAGCAAGAGGAATAATAAATTCATTAGCTTTAATTTCACGTGGTGCAAATAAAGAGTATAAAAGTAAATTAGAATCAGTAGTTAAGAAAGCTATAATTGATAATAATTTTGAATATATGCCTGATTTTGTTAATAATTTAGTTATAAAAAATATATTAAATGAAATAGCGAAAGATGAAAATATAAAAAAAATAAATGTTAATGGAACTAAAGTATTTTCATATATGGATAGAGCAGTTTCTATAGGTGATAATGGATTGAAATTCGTAATATCTATGCATTCTAATAGAATAGCAAATTATGAAACTATGAATAAGGAAAATTTAAAAGGTTGGTATACAGGAGATGGAATGACATATATATATACAAATAATTCATCAGATTTTGTTGAGTATTGGCCAACTATAAATCCTTTAAGATTACCTGGAACTACAGAAAGTATAAATGAAAGAGTTAATTCAACAGGTGAGAGAAGATTAACGAAAGATTTAAGTCCTAAAACTTGGGTTGGAGGGGCTGATAATGGTAGTGAAGCATTTATTGGTATGGATTTCATTTCATGGAATAATTTAACAGAAGCTAAAAAAAGTTACTTATTATTAAATGGTGCTATGGTAGCATTAGGATCTAATATTAAAAGTACTGATGGAGAAATAATTACTATAGTTGATAATAGATTTAATAATGAAAGTGCTAATGAATTAGTATATACACCATTAATGGAAACTAAGATTGAAAAAAATATAGTACAAAAAAAAGGAAATTTTAAAGAAATTGGTGGAAAAAAAACTGATGAAATTAATAAAGAATTTGTTGAATTAATAATAACTCATGGAAATAATCCTAAAAATGAAAAATATGCATATGTTGTTTCTAATAAAGAAGTTAAAGATATTGATATTTTAAGACTTGACGAAGTGGCACATATAGTAAAAAGAGGAAATATTTTAGCAATAAATTCATGGAAATCTGATAAATTAGTAATAGATGGAATACAGTTAAATAATGAACTATCATTAATTAGAAAAATTAATAAAAAAGAAATGTTATTAACTATAGCAGATCCTAATCACAATTTAGAAGAAGCAACTATAGTGTTAGAAGGGAATTATATAGTTAAGGATGATAATGTAGTAGTAGTTAATAAAGATAACAAAACTATATTAACATTTAAATTAGAGAAGAATGGAATTAGTAAAACAATTAAATTAATAAAAGAATAG
- a CDS encoding glycoside hydrolase family 88 protein gives MELLNKVREKFETVELKQEIIYRGLHEALTKVDENSDVFINHFPRPSSVNNIYPPILNGGEWDDWTSGFWTGILWLAHEITLEEKYKKIADYQLKTYKERIDNNIAVDHHDLGFLYIPSVVANYKITKSEVAKQAGIKAADVLMRRYREKGEFIQAWGVLDKPEDYRLIIDCNLNVPLLFWASEVTGDNKYREVATKHLETVSKVIVRENGTTFHTFYFDTETGNPLKGVTAQGKSDDSTWARGQAWGVYGFALAYRHLQDKKYIDLYKKVTNTFLNKLPEDDVCYWDMDFKPEDNEERDSSSSAIAACGILEMHKYLSDDDPDKAIYYNAAMAMIKALIEGYTTKGMNSNALLKEAVYSKPHNNGVGESCIWGDYFYMEALVRILKPEWNIYW, from the coding sequence ATGGAATTATTAAACAAGGTAAGAGAGAAATTTGAAACAGTAGAATTAAAACAAGAGATAATTTATAGAGGTTTACATGAAGCATTAACAAAAGTTGATGAAAATAGTGATGTATTTATAAACCACTTCCCTAGACCATCAAGTGTTAATAATATTTATCCACCTATTTTAAATGGTGGGGAATGGGATGATTGGACTAGTGGATTTTGGACAGGAATTTTATGGTTAGCTCATGAGATTACATTAGAAGAAAAATATAAGAAAATAGCAGATTATCAATTAAAAACATATAAAGAAAGAATAGATAATAATATTGCAGTAGATCATCATGATTTAGGATTTTTATATATTCCTTCAGTAGTTGCTAATTATAAAATAACAAAATCAGAAGTTGCAAAACAAGCAGGAATTAAAGCTGCTGATGTATTAATGAGAAGATATAGAGAAAAAGGTGAATTTATACAAGCATGGGGAGTATTAGATAAACCAGAAGATTATAGACTTATTATAGATTGTAACTTAAATGTTCCATTATTATTCTGGGCAAGTGAAGTTACTGGAGATAATAAATATAGAGAAGTTGCAACAAAACATTTAGAGACAGTTTCTAAAGTAATAGTAAGAGAAAATGGAACTACTTTCCATACTTTTTACTTCGATACAGAAACAGGTAACCCATTAAAAGGAGTTACTGCACAAGGTAAATCAGATGATTCAACTTGGGCAAGAGGTCAAGCATGGGGAGTTTATGGTTTTGCATTAGCATATAGACACTTACAAGATAAAAAATATATAGATTTATACAAAAAAGTTACTAATACTTTTTTAAATAAACTACCAGAAGATGATGTATGTTATTGGGATATGGATTTTAAACCAGAAGATAATGAAGAAAGAGATAGTTCATCATCAGCAATTGCTGCTTGTGGAATACTTGAAATGCATAAATATTTATCAGATGATGATCCCGATAAAGCGATTTACTATAACGCAGCTATGGCAATGATTAAAGCTTTAATTGAAGGATATACAACTAAAGGTATGAATTCTAATGCTTTACTTAAAGAAGCAGTATATTCAAAGCCACATAATAATGGTGTGGGAGAAAGTTGTATATGGGGAGATTATTTCTATATGGAAGCTTTAGTTAGAATTTTAAAACCTGAATGGAATATTTATTGGTAA